The Argentina anserina chromosome 3, drPotAnse1.1, whole genome shotgun sequence genome includes a region encoding these proteins:
- the LOC126786065 gene encoding ferredoxin--NADP reductase, root isozyme, chloroplastic translates to MALSQVSLGATVPVGSDLSLRRSVFKAQSVNFSDKSWAPVLPLDLKTKSGSLRNQRIICMSVQQASAPKVAVSPLELDNATEPPLNLYKPREPYTATIVSVERIVGSKAPGETCHIVIDHGGNVPYWEGQSYGVIPPGENPKKPGAPHNVRLYSIASTRYGDYFDGKTTSLCVRRAVYYDPETGKEDPSKNGVCSNYLCNSKPGDKIKITGPAGKIMLLPEDNPNATHIMIATGTGVAPYRGYLRRMFMEAVPTFKFGGLAWLFLGVANTDALLYDEEFSKYLKDYPDNFRYDIALSREQKNKRGGKMYVQDKIEEYSDEIFKLLDGGAHIYFCGLKGMMPGIQETLKRVAEERGESWEEKLSQLKKNKQWHVEVY, encoded by the exons ATGGCTCTCTCTCAG GTTTCACTTGGTGCTACTGTTCCTGTCGGAAGTGATTTATCTCTTAGAAGATCTGTGTTCAAG GCACAAAGCGTAAACTTTAGTGATAAATCATGGGCACCTGTTTTACCATTGGACTTGAAAACAAAGAGTGGGAGTCTACGAAACCAGCGCATAATATGCATGTCAGTGCAACAAGCAAGTGCACCAAAAGTTGCTGTGTCTCCCTTAGAACTTGACAATGCTACAGAACCCCCGCTGAATTTATACAAGCCTAGAGAACCTTATACCGCAACCATTGTTTCTGTGGAGAGAATTGTAGGCTCGAAGGCTCCTGGAGAAACTTGCCATATAGTGATCGATCATGGTGGTAATGTTCCCTACTGGGAAGGACAAAGTTATGGTGTAATTCCTCCT GGTGAAAACCCAAAGAAACCTGGGGCTCCACACAATGTCCGTCTTTACTCAATTGCATCGACAAGGTATGGAGACTATTTTGATGGCAAGACAACTAGTCTGTGTGTCCGTCGTGCTGTTTACTATGACCCAGAGACAGGGAAGGAGGATCCCTCCAAAAATGGAGTATGCAGCAATTATCTATGCAACTCTAAACCCGGAGATAAAATTAAGATCACAG GTCCTGCTGGCAAGATCATGCTCCTTCCTGAAGACAACCCAAATGCCACCCACATTATGATTGCCACCGGCACCGGTGTTGCTCCATACAGAGGTTACCTTCGTCGTATGTTCATGGAAGCTGTACCTACATTCAAATTTGGTGGCCTTGCATGGCTGTTCCTTGGAGTGGCCAATACTGACGCCCTCCTTTATGATGAAGAGTTCAGCAAGTATCTCAAGGACTACCCTGATAATTTCCGGTACGATATAGCACTTAGTAGAGAACAAAAGAACAAGAGAGGAGGAAAGATGTATGTTCAGGATAAAATTGAAGAATACAGTgatgagatcttcaaactcttggatGGTGGGGCACATATTTACTTCTGTGGGCTCAAGGGTATGATGCCTGGGATTCAAGAAACCTTGAAGAGGGTTGCAGAAGAAAGAGGGGAAAGTTGGGAGGAGAAGCTTTcgcaactgaaaaagaacaagCAGTGGCATGTTGAAGTTTACTGA
- the LOC126786067 gene encoding ADP-ribosylation factor GTPase-activating protein AGD12-like, with protein MSRNMNHRPMELGRPASGKRKLKDLLLQKDNRSCADCGAADPKWASANIGVFICLKCCGVHRSLGTHISKVLSVTLDEWSDDEIEAMTEVGGNSSANSIYEAFLPEGYSKPGPDAGHEERSKFIRSKYELQEFLKPSLRINSSNKPQETPKISVQTSFSRKIIDSFRSNSSKPTDGMVEFIGLLKVKVIKGTNLAIRDMMTSDPYVILTLGRQTLQTTVVKSNLNPVWNEELMLSVPQRYGPLQLRVFDHDLFSADDIMGEAEIDLQPLITSAMAFGDAGMFGNMQIGKWLKSNDNALLDDSTVNIVDGKVKQAVFLKLQNVECGELELELEWMPLEQ; from the exons ATGAGTAGAAATATGAATCACCGTCCAATGGAACTTGGGAGGCCTGCCTCAG GTAAAAGAAAGTTGAAGGATTTATTGCTGCAAAAAGATAATCGCTCTTGTGCTGATTGTGGTGCTGCTGATCCTAAATGGGC GTCAGCAAATATTGGAGTTTTTATATGCTTAAAATGTTGTGGCGTGCACAGGAGCCTTGGTACACACATATCAAAG GTTTTGTCCGTGACACTGGATGAATGGTCTGATGATGAAATAGAAGCTATGACTGAAGTGGGAGGGAATTCTTCTGCTAACTCAATCTATGAGGCTTTTCTTCCAGAAGGATATTCAAAGCCTGGACCAGATGCTGGTCATGAGGAACGTTCAAAGTTCATCCG GTCAAAGTATGAGCTCCAAGAATTTCTGAAACCTAGCTTGCGGATTAACTCTTCGAATAAACCTCAAGAAACTCCAAAGATCTCAGTCCAAACAAGTTTTTCTAGAAAGATCATTGATAGTTTTCGTTCAAATTCGTCAAAACCAACG GATGGCATGGTCGAGTTTATTGGATTATTGAAGGTAAAGGTGATCAAAGGGACAAATTTAGCTATCAGAGATATGATGACAAGTGATCCTTATGTTATTCTTACTCTTGGCCGTCAG ACTCTTCAGACCACTGTAGTAAAGAGTAACTTGAATCCGGTCTGGAATGAGGAGCTCATGTTGTCTGTTCCTCAGCGATATGGCCCTTTACAGTTG CGAGTGTTTGATCATGACTTGTTCTCGGCCGATGACATAATGGGAGAAGCAGAGATTGATCTTCAGCCATTGATAACATCTGCAATGGCGTTTGGGGATGCAGGAATGTTTGGGAACATGCAGATCGGAAAATGGCTCAAGTCAAATGACAATGCGCTCCTAGATGATAGCACTGTCAACATTGTTGATGGTAAGGTAAAACAGGCGGTGTTCCTTAAGCTGCAGAACGTGGAATGTGGAGAACTAGAGTTAGAACTAGAGTGGATGCCTCTTGAGCAATAG
- the LOC126788680 gene encoding uncharacterized protein LOC126788680: MAPSLKLGALVMVMVAAMAFVSEARELRPSEHGLEYTPAGNTSAAPAEAKSFFSGGGGGESGSSSVALPKAMNSNETTSWWEGVNARGGGKRDHHVRDVLVVVSLVCGITGVVLFVASAFVYVLRYRRKPEASSSPSL; this comes from the coding sequence ATGGCGCCTTCACTAAAACTCGGCGCTTtggtgatggtgatggtggcggcgatGGCGTTTGTATCGGAAGCCCGGGAGCTTCGGCCGTCGGAGCACGGTCTGGAGTACACGCCGGCGGGGAATACATCTGCTGCGCCGGCGGAGGCGAAGTCGTTCTTcagcggaggaggaggaggagagtcgGGGAGTAGTAGTGTGGCTCTGCCGAAGGCGATGAACTCGAACGAGACGACGTCGTGGTGGGAGGGAGTCAACGCGCGTGGTGGCGGGAAGAGGGATCACCACGTGAGGGATGTGCTGGTGGTGGTGAGCTTGGTTTGTGGGATTACAGGTGTCGTGCTCTTCGTGGCGTCGGCGTTTGTTTATGTATTAAGGTACCGCCGGAAACCAGAAGCTTCTTCTTCACCTTCTTTGTGA